One Megasphaera elsdenii DSM 20460 genomic window carries:
- a CDS encoding HAD-IIB family hydrolase: MLKVAASDYDGTLFRDDIITARDAEAIRKWRAAGHKFGVVSGRDHGMLMPQLKHYGVEYDYLACNNGGLISDDQERVLWEARIEPAVLKAVSKLERVRKSFHFSFSSQDRTYLCHDLPGTWVWREAKEWDYPIVPVTEDDIEHLPQTIHQYSLGFTNPDDALAASEQVNAHFGDVVHAYPNRCAVDIIPSDISKQQAIAHTLSLFGWDGADILAIGDEINDLPMILGYNGYTVATARPAIQEQARKVYDSVGAMLEDNL, from the coding sequence ATGTTAAAAGTTGCTGCCAGCGATTATGACGGGACCTTGTTCCGCGACGATATCATTACGGCCCGTGATGCCGAAGCCATCCGCAAATGGCGGGCTGCAGGCCATAAATTCGGCGTCGTATCCGGCCGGGACCACGGCATGCTCATGCCCCAGCTCAAGCATTATGGCGTCGAATACGACTACCTGGCCTGCAATAATGGCGGTCTCATCAGCGATGACCAGGAACGCGTCCTCTGGGAAGCCCGCATCGAGCCGGCTGTCCTCAAGGCCGTCAGCAAACTGGAACGGGTCCGTAAGTCCTTCCATTTTTCCTTTTCCTCGCAGGACCGGACCTACCTCTGCCATGATCTGCCGGGTACCTGGGTCTGGCGGGAAGCGAAAGAATGGGATTATCCCATCGTACCGGTGACGGAAGACGACATTGAACACCTGCCTCAGACAATCCACCAGTATTCCCTGGGCTTCACTAATCCTGACGATGCCCTGGCGGCCAGCGAACAGGTCAATGCCCATTTCGGCGACGTTGTCCACGCTTATCCCAACCGCTGCGCCGTCGACATCATTCCCTCCGATATCAGTAAACAACAGGCCATTGCCCACACGCTCTCCCTCTTTGGCTGGGACGGTGCGGACATCCTGGCCATTGGCGACGAAATCAACGACCTGCCCATGATTCTGGGCTATAACGGCTACACCGTCGCCACGGCCCGTCCGGCCATCCAGGAACAGGCACGCAAAGTCTATGACAGCGTAGGGGCCATGCTGGAAGATAATTTATAG
- a CDS encoding S-layer homology domain-containing protein — protein sequence MMEFNKKGFAVLLALSLGMSGAALAASADSFSDVPKDHWSYEALDYLAKEGVIEGMGNSTFEGGRTMTRYEVASIVAKAMQKGGGNFGDKTVLEKLHAEYADEINVLQQQVAKNTKQIEQNTKDIDSLKNGIAGKMELSGFIRVQYDHDKYSNNVQNNSDLYKDNDRFYMSLNGSYKVNDNWKAKFQLEKNSFYNGGHDHENESGSWATDGKDKGRAKRWSGHDGDIQRIWVEGTDPKTGAWINIGRAWRGLGQQNVLFGTESDGFQLGVPIKGTSLTASGFWFASTGAGNHESWYGLGTWGNIGPRAGINVAYALNSKHKGDVYEKNTSHLESWGEETVDYDKAYVLSGWFDLSKKVRFLADYVQTNADYQDNSTFLRLNYGNTDLQKPGTWQAYARWYRYGTNGTIAGDDEWSSLFYNGSAGSKGWILGYKYVPWKNIEWETLYSKQEQISNSDNKRTLVRTQMDFHF from the coding sequence ATGATGGAATTCAACAAGAAAGGCTTTGCCGTCCTGCTGGCCCTGAGCCTGGGCATGTCGGGCGCGGCTCTGGCGGCATCGGCCGACAGTTTCTCCGATGTCCCCAAAGACCACTGGTCTTATGAAGCCTTGGACTACCTGGCTAAAGAAGGTGTCATCGAAGGCATGGGCAACAGCACCTTTGAAGGTGGCCGTACCATGACCCGTTACGAAGTCGCCAGTATCGTCGCCAAAGCCATGCAAAAAGGCGGCGGCAACTTCGGCGATAAGACGGTCCTGGAAAAACTGCACGCAGAATACGCCGACGAAATCAACGTCCTGCAGCAGCAAGTCGCCAAGAACACCAAGCAGATCGAGCAGAATACCAAGGATATCGATTCGCTGAAAAACGGTATCGCTGGCAAGATGGAATTGAGCGGCTTTATCCGCGTCCAGTATGACCACGATAAATATAGCAACAATGTACAGAACAACAGTGATTTATATAAGGACAATGACCGCTTCTATATGAGCTTGAACGGTTCCTATAAAGTCAACGATAATTGGAAGGCCAAATTCCAGTTAGAAAAGAACTCCTTTTACAACGGCGGTCATGACCATGAAAACGAGTCGGGGTCATGGGCGACTGACGGCAAAGATAAGGGCCGGGCCAAACGCTGGTCTGGTCATGATGGCGATATCCAGCGTATCTGGGTCGAAGGGACGGATCCGAAGACCGGCGCCTGGATCAACATCGGCCGTGCCTGGCGCGGCTTAGGTCAGCAGAACGTCCTCTTCGGCACGGAATCCGATGGCTTCCAGCTCGGCGTCCCCATCAAAGGGACCAGTCTGACTGCCAGCGGCTTCTGGTTTGCTTCGACAGGGGCCGGCAACCATGAAAGCTGGTATGGCCTTGGTACGTGGGGGAATATCGGACCGCGGGCCGGCATCAACGTAGCCTATGCCTTGAATTCCAAGCATAAAGGCGATGTTTACGAAAAGAATACGAGTCATCTGGAATCATGGGGTGAAGAAACGGTCGATTACGATAAAGCTTACGTTCTCAGTGGCTGGTTCGACCTTTCCAAGAAAGTACGCTTCCTGGCTGACTATGTCCAGACCAACGCTGACTACCAGGACAACAGTACGTTCTTGCGCCTGAACTATGGCAATACGGATCTCCAGAAACCGGGAACATGGCAGGCCTATGCCCGCTGGTATCGTTACGGAACCAATGGCACCATCGCCGGTGACGACGAATGGAGTTCCTTGTTTTACAATGGCAGTGCCGGCAGTAAAGGCTGGATTTTGGGGTATAAATACGTGCCTTGGAAGAACATCGAATGGGAAACGCTCTACTCGAAACAGGAACAGATTTCCAATTCAGATAATAAACGGACCCTCGTCCGCACCCAGATGGACTTCCATTTCTAA
- a CDS encoding vWA domain-containing protein — MEQSLPIAANLLYQQASIVADAVLAEQRRTGSVPDVPADFQKKFYTFLDRINGHLMEDKDNFFGYFLFQMVKEIRFDMASPTGTNFKGTRYHLYFNPMLFLPLSPEQMESTIKHEILHVVSLHLIRSKELRQQYSKMAVNLAMDVVVNTYLDHLPPFSTTLEWVNMNYSLLLNPFESLEYYVDKIQGALDLRTDKKDLPESDSDSDESIAVSYDPAKTHDLWDEGDDIDEETLRKFTEKYIDASCKGELSNYLESMIKALKDSQEDLPWHWYLKKLVGSVTSTWKRTTMRRNRRQPERLDLPGCLRSHTAKILIGLDISGSITDAEFRQAIGEVLHLVRCYNHEIIVAECDDEIRRTYRIRTMDDVRGRLDIRGGTAYSPVFTYANTQRVDLVVYFTDGKGEEKLQTPPKGYKVLWVLSGKGDKLSLKKPFGLVKRLTKLPEYDPSLDFDDVEKGGFSMNHQEDISMP, encoded by the coding sequence ATGGAACAATCACTGCCCATTGCGGCTAACCTCCTCTATCAGCAGGCATCTATCGTCGCCGACGCCGTCCTCGCCGAGCAGCGCCGGACTGGCAGCGTCCCGGATGTGCCGGCCGATTTCCAAAAGAAATTCTACACCTTCCTGGACCGCATCAACGGCCACCTCATGGAAGACAAAGACAATTTCTTCGGCTATTTTCTCTTCCAAATGGTCAAGGAAATCCGCTTTGACATGGCCTCGCCGACAGGGACCAACTTCAAGGGGACGCGGTACCACCTCTATTTCAATCCCATGCTGTTCCTGCCCCTGTCGCCGGAACAGATGGAGAGCACGATTAAGCATGAAATCCTCCACGTCGTCTCCCTCCACCTCATCCGGTCCAAAGAACTCCGGCAGCAATACAGCAAAATGGCCGTCAACCTGGCCATGGACGTCGTCGTCAACACCTATCTCGACCACCTGCCGCCCTTCTCGACGACCCTGGAATGGGTGAACATGAACTATTCCCTGCTCCTGAATCCCTTTGAAAGCCTGGAATATTACGTCGATAAGATTCAAGGCGCCCTGGACTTGCGGACCGACAAAAAAGACCTGCCCGAATCGGACAGCGACTCCGACGAATCCATTGCCGTATCCTACGACCCGGCTAAGACCCACGACTTATGGGACGAAGGCGATGATATCGACGAAGAGACGCTGCGCAAATTCACGGAAAAATACATCGACGCTTCGTGCAAGGGCGAGCTGTCGAATTATCTGGAAAGCATGATCAAAGCCTTGAAAGACAGTCAGGAAGACCTGCCCTGGCATTGGTACTTGAAAAAGCTCGTCGGCTCCGTCACCAGCACCTGGAAGCGGACGACCATGCGCCGCAACCGCCGCCAGCCGGAACGGCTGGACCTGCCGGGCTGCCTGCGCTCCCATACGGCCAAAATCCTCATCGGCCTGGACATCAGCGGCAGTATCACCGATGCCGAATTTCGTCAGGCCATCGGCGAAGTCCTGCACCTGGTCCGCTGCTATAACCATGAAATCATCGTCGCCGAATGTGACGACGAAATACGCCGCACCTACCGCATCCGCACCATGGACGACGTCCGCGGCCGCCTGGACATCCGCGGCGGCACGGCCTATTCCCCGGTCTTCACCTACGCCAATACCCAGCGCGTCGACCTCGTCGTTTACTTCACCGACGGCAAAGGCGAAGAAAAACTCCAGACACCGCCCAAAGGCTACAAAGTCCTCTGGGTTCTCTCGGGTAAGGGAGACAAACTCTCTCTGAAGAAGCCCTTCGGCCTGGTCAAACGACTGACCAAGCTCCCGGAATACGACCCGTCCCTCGACTTCGACGACGTAGAAAAAGGCGGCTTCTCCATGAATCACCAGGAAGACATCAGTATGCCGTGA
- a CDS encoding ATP-binding protein, producing MNFTDTFKSVELVLKAGEVPLLVGETGIGKTSLARELAAKNDWSLVGIDGNLLKEGEIGGLPTVEAGTTIYAVHHKLRKIDEEIAKGRTVLLFIDEINRCDHAVQQELMNLILNREINGYVLSPSVHIIAAMNPADSYDYEVVEMDAAQQNRFVWLYMEADYLQWLDWASTAGIEEKVMEFISTFPEYLDKTNEDDINATPRSYERISKLYHIYKQDPSAIPQGVFYNVIRGNVGKLIAQEFVHFVTSDAQPLIAYDDVFGSPSLDPTLSSRVNSESHTRLYLAAKNILKQLEHAIRLDDSEAQPLLSRLVAFLALYPVDLRLGVMKDMKAANPKVYACALDNDDFIDSYFAAFRSLR from the coding sequence ATGAACTTTACAGATACTTTCAAAAGCGTAGAATTAGTCCTCAAAGCCGGTGAAGTCCCACTTCTCGTCGGCGAAACGGGCATCGGCAAGACCTCCCTGGCCCGGGAACTGGCTGCCAAGAATGACTGGAGCCTGGTCGGCATCGACGGCAACCTCCTCAAAGAAGGGGAAATCGGCGGCCTGCCTACGGTCGAAGCGGGCACGACGATTTATGCCGTCCACCACAAGCTCCGCAAAATCGACGAAGAAATCGCCAAGGGCCGGACAGTCCTCTTGTTCATCGACGAAATCAACCGCTGCGACCACGCCGTCCAGCAGGAACTGATGAACCTCATCCTCAACCGTGAAATCAACGGCTACGTCTTGTCGCCGTCGGTCCATATCATCGCCGCCATGAACCCGGCCGATTCCTATGACTACGAAGTCGTTGAAATGGATGCAGCCCAGCAGAACCGCTTCGTCTGGCTGTACATGGAAGCCGATTACCTGCAGTGGCTCGATTGGGCCTCGACGGCAGGCATTGAAGAAAAGGTCATGGAATTTATTTCCACCTTCCCGGAATACCTGGACAAGACCAACGAAGACGACATCAATGCCACGCCGCGCAGTTACGAACGCATTTCCAAACTGTACCACATCTATAAACAGGACCCGTCGGCCATCCCGCAGGGCGTCTTCTACAACGTCATCCGCGGCAACGTCGGCAAGCTCATCGCTCAGGAATTCGTCCATTTCGTCACGTCCGACGCCCAGCCCCTCATCGCTTATGACGATGTCTTCGGCAGTCCATCCCTGGATCCGACCCTGTCCAGCCGGGTCAACAGTGAAAGCCACACCCGGCTCTACCTGGCTGCCAAGAACATCCTCAAGCAGCTGGAACATGCCATCCGCCTCGATGACAGCGAAGCTCAGCCGCTCCTTTCCCGCCTGGTCGCCTTCCTGGCGCTCTATCCCGTCGATCTGCGCCTCGGCGTCATGAAGGACATGAAAGCCGCCAACCCCAAAGTCTATGCCTGCGCTCTGGATAACGACGACTTCATCGACAGCTACTTCGCAGCTTTCCGGTCCCTTCGGTAA